The genomic region AcatctcaaacaagttaacctagacgcaaaactatacgtccaatccaaacagtaaggatattttccgagacccaggaCTTTGCCGAAACCATATATATCGTTTATACGTCTGTGCGGTCAAAAATAAGACTACAGGCAGTTTGAAAACGTGttcttctgctttcctggtgcgtgtcggtttggttgccacggtaatGGTGCAGCTGTGATTGCTGTCgaactgggcagagagaataacattcATTTACCTAGCACCACATCTCAAATAAGTTAAccgagacgcaaaactatacgtccaatccaaaaaataaggatataaatctcagaaacggcttgaacaAGTCATGaaccataatcagtgatatttaaaaaagttggatagatatcaaaaagctgaacgtTATAAAAATAGttaagggttttgtcaacattttaaagttaactAGTTATCAGTTAACCATATGCCAAATACCATGGCCTAGCAGCTCTAGCATCTCTTACACTTGTATTTTAGAAGTTCTCTTAATTTTATGTGTGAATATTTTGTTTTAGAATGACAATTCCATCAAATGGTTTTGAATATTTTATGTCTTAATTAGTTTTGAAACCAATTGGGTTAAGTTAACTAAAATTGGGAAAATAAATTCAGTAAGCTGAAGATTTTGTTCAGTTCAATGATTTTAGGTTGAATAATTAGTTTAAATTCTTGTTTGAGGTTTTCAAAAAAACATCTAAGTGAATTGGACAGCACTGTTTCATCTTGCTGTGTCTTCCAATGTTTTTACAGCTGCAAACATCAGTGATGAAATGATGGGCACCTTGTCCCGTGAAGACTTGCGTGATCTTTTCCCAGGGCCTGAGAATTTCTTAAGGAGAAAAGCTGTGTGGCGGGTCTGCCATGTTGAGGTACCGGTAAGTGACATGGCTGTCTGTTAAGTTTATTCTTTTGTTGTTTCTTTTGCACtaattattttttatgttgCAATACCATTAGGCAGTCACCAAATCGACCTTTATTGATTTATTATGCTAATAAAACTGGCCTGCTGGAACCGataatataattataatataataatgGCCTAAAATTGAATCGATTGCTTACTTATACTTGTGCGGAGCCGTCAATGCAGCATTGCAGTTTATGTCAACACAGATTAAAGTAAATAAAGTATTTTTATCTTTTATTTTACAGGAGTCTGGCCAAGAAGACTCTAAGTCATTGGGTTTCTCCAGTAAAGAGTCACCCATGCCACAGACATCCACTCCAATGAATTTCACTGCTGAGTACACAACTCCAGGAAAGATTATTAAGATATCTTTTCCAGAGTATGTATTATACAGTGATTCCGAGCTTGAGCATGTCCGACAACATTACTTCGAGTTATCAAAGACAGGTGAAGAATACAACTGCCAAATGTCAAAGGACCTCAGATGCCGGCTCATCCGTAACACTATTACCAGTATGATTGCCATCTTGAGGGCAAAAGAAGATGGAGAATCACAATACCCATCACAGCCAGAAATGACAGCAATGGCGAAGAGAATCGTACTTTACTATCCCATGCTCCAAGACAAATGCATGAAGAATACATGGGTGAGTGAATTGCATCCAGTTGATGAGGGAAGTATTTCATGTTCAACATTTGTGGTAATTTAAATTGTTATGTTTTGTACAGGTCACTGTTTACACACAGCTCAACAAAAGACTGCGAAATGTAAAATCACCACAAAAAAAGACTCCAGATGGCAGACATTCGAAGAGGTAATGTTATAACAAATTGTTATATCCATCACAACTAATGTTTTAATTATTTTCCATATTAAGCACTCAGTTTTTTGGTCAATAAAATGTCAGGACAACATTGAACAGTTCTCACAGCCCAGGCTGACATCCAATTTCTTTTTTCACAATCTAATAGACggccttttgtacagccctatttctgataccgtggcgggccgccacgacAAAATCAACATAGCGGAAACACTGAACACTAAAAGCTAGAAAATATTAACATTTGAGAAGCTGAAATCCATTATTGTCATGTGTACACTATTCTAAATGAGCAATCCTGTCAATGTACTAGGTGATTGATTACCAACTAATCTTTGCAGCTCTATAAAGAGGCGTCTTGAGCTGCCAAGTGACACAGATGAAGTTCAATCAAGTGACTCAACACTTATTCTGGATCTGTCCATTGAGGGGAGCAGCAGCCCAGACTTGGCTAGTGAAGTGACGGGTGAGTTTCAACTTAGCATTCTGCCCTTGTGAGAAATGTTATATTTCAAATGAACTTATACACTCACATTATTGATTGTAATGATCTTTTAATTGCATTATTTTAACAGAAGAATGTCTGTTATGTGTTTCAGGAAATAGAGGACCCCAAAGCCTACCTGAAGAAGAGCCCTCTCCTGGGCCCAGTTCTGATTGTGAGTTTGTCCAACTGCCTcaaggctgtgtgtatgtgagataaGGGTGTTTGCATCTTTTAAGGGGTGAACATGTGTACCTACATTCATCTTATAGTAGTTGATTTCACGACTATCAATATTAGGGCAAGTAGTTCTTGTTCACATGTGCAAGGTAAAATGCtcaaaacttttgactggtactgtatatttgtGTCTTACAGCTAACAAGCCTGCAGGTTTGGAAAGTCCAGACACCTACAGTCCAGCAACCTTGGCCAAGCACTACAAGACCCTACAATCTTTGTACAAAAGAAAGAATCCAAACCACCGGGATGTGTCTCATGTCCTGGATTTGGAACTTGTAGGCAGGAGAGCTTTCATTGACTCTGATTCTTTTCACgaggaagacagacacaagAAAATTCTCGAAGCATATCCTTGTTTTAAGGACATAGGACATGTAAGTCATAATTGGCTATGCATGataaaaaaacatcacacacaatgTTAGATATATAAATGTCCTCCTAAGTGATGCATTTAAATGTCTGTATTCGTTATATTGAATATTCCAAAGGTGATGGAGGAGCTTCAACGCATTTTGGACAAGGAAAATGACAACTTCATTGGTGAACTGAAGGGAAGATGGCATGAATTTTGCCAGAAAGTGCAGTTTTTTGGTGTATGGAAAAAGATGCTGAAACCCCCAATGGGAATGGACAAAGGTAAGCAATATTGTTCTGGTGTTATTGGTGATTAGGGTTTAGTGTGGACCTTTCAGACCTTTTTCTGAAAAGTACCTGTGCTATGTCTTgtcgtcttttttttcttctttttggaCCATTCTATGTATTACATATCTTTCATCAGATTTGACCATT from Osmerus mordax isolate fOsmMor3 chromosome 14, fOsmMor3.pri, whole genome shotgun sequence harbors:
- the LOC136956687 gene encoding uncharacterized protein; this translates as MEELDDVAVSILKAANISDEMMGTLSREDLRDLFPGPENFLRRKAVWRVCHVEVPESGQEDSKSLGFSSKESPMPQTSTPMNFTAEYTTPGKIIKISFPEYVLYSDSELEHVRQHYFELSKTGEEYNCQMSKDLRCRLIRNTITSMIAILRAKEDGESQYPSQPEMTAMAKRIVLYYPMLQDKCMKNTWVTVYTQLNKRLRNVKSPQKKTPDGRHSKSSIKRRLELPSDTDEVQSSDSTLILDLSIEGSSSPDLASEVTGNRGPQSLPEEEPSPGPSSDSNKPAGLESPDTYSPATLAKHYKTLQSLYKRKNPNHRDVSHVLDLELVGRRAFIDSDSFHEEDRHKKILEAYPCFKDIGHVMEELQRILDKENDNFIGELKGRWHEFCQKVQFFGVWKKMLKPPMGMDKAEQALEILHVLPSLFPSTSAPPKRLKDASEALMHVLEEKEDPDVYLKKRPLSCPVLIVGPSNYLLAVGDVPITTFPKDKVTEGALYLMAYYYTLHLTYPKCVATVLSVIQTEVLLDKIHDRDLTPSYKKSMAEWKSFTGQ